The sequence below is a genomic window from Coleofasciculus sp. FACHB-T130.
GTTCAATATCATTGTGGATGCCTGCTTTGGCGGTCGCGATCGCGCCATCTCCAATATGTGCTTGATTGGCAATCCCTACTTGTCCGGCTAACAGCACGCGATTGCCAACAGTAACGCCGCCTGCCATCCCTACCTGTCCGGCTAAGGCGCAGTTAGAGCCTACCTTACAGCCGTGACCGATATGCACCAAGTTATCAATTTTGGTGTTGTGGGCAACGCGGGTTTCTCCCACAGCGGGGCGGTCAATGGTGCTATTGCAACCCACTTCAACGCCATCTTCCAGAACAGTGTAGCCAGACTGCTCCATTTTGAACCAGCCAGTCGGGGTGGGGACAAACCCAAAGCCTTCCGCACCGAGGACGGCACCGCTATGAATGACGCAATCTGCGCCGATCCGGGTGCGTTCGTGAATGGAACAATTAGCGTGTAATACCGTGCGATCGCCTATCTGCACGTTTGGATAGATGACTACATTCGGGTGAATGATGACAGCATTTCCAATCTCTGTACCCGCCTCAATGACTGCATGAGCGCCGATGTAAACATCTTGACCAATTTTGGCGTCGGGATGAATGACTGCGGTGGGATGGATTCCAGGCGCTGGACGGAAGGGTTTATAGAAAAGAGCGATCGCTGCGGCAAACATTAATCGCGGATCGGATACCGCAATCCAGGCAATTCCCCGCTCAGATGCTTGTGCTTGTAGCTTTTCATCCGGCGGTAAAATTAAGGCACTGGCAAAGGTTTTTCCCACAAAAGCCGCAAATTTCGCGCCCTCTATGTAGCTGAGTGTGCCAATGGCAGCCTCATCGACGGGTGCTACTCCCGTAATTTCCGGGTTGCAATCTGTATTTGAGGTCAAACTATTGCAGGCGGCAGTAGTACCCAGTTTTTCGACAATTTCGTGAAATTTCATCGGCATATTCATGGACAACTGTAAATGAATTGGCAGCTATACAAGAGATTCATCAAGTATTCGCACCGCCAAGACACAATTAAAAATTAAATTTTTGGGTTTTTAATTTTTAATTTTTAATTTTTAATTTCTTCGTTGCCCATTGCCTGACCTGCTAAGTAAGCAGTCGTCCAGGCACTCTGAAAGTTAAAGCCACCCGTGACGCCGTCAATATCGAGGATTTCTCCGGCAAAGTAAAGTCCCGGACAGATGCGGCTTTCCATTGTCTTAAAGTTCACTTCCTTTAAGTTGACGCCGCCACAGGTAACGAATTCTTCCTTAAAGACACCCTTCCCCTGAATTTGGTACTTACCCTCGGAAAGTTCTTGAATGAGCTGATTGAGAACTTTATTAGATAATTCCGCCCAACGCTGTTCCCCACTAATCCCCACAGCAGCAATTAAACTCTGCCAGAGGCGTCGAGGTAAGGGCAGCGGACAACTGGTAGAAATGGCGCGTTGGGGCAATTGGGACTTGACCGCCAAAAGCATTTCCCGCAGCTTTTCCGGGTTGTACTGGGGTAGCCAATTAATTTGCAACGTTGTTCGATAATTGCAATCGTGCAGCATTCTAGCCGCCCAAGCAGACAGTTTCAAGGCAGCAGGGCCACTCAAACCCCAGTGGGTAATCAGTAATGGCCCGATTTGTTCTAACTGAGTTTTACCGACACCTAAACGCAGCCGCGCACTTTCCACGCTGACTCCGGCTAAATCTTGCAACCGGGGGTCGGAAATCGTAAAGGTGAATAGAGAGGGAACGGGTGGTTCAATCGTGTGTCCTAAAGTTTTTGCCCAGCGGTAGCCTTGGGGATTGCTGCCGGTAGCGAGGAGAATGCGATCGCACTTGAGGATCTCTCCTGACTTCAACTGGATCTCAAAGCCGGTGTCGAGTGGTTGATTCAATGAAGTCACTTGCCGGAAAATCTTATCAACAGGTGTTCCCCTGCGAATCTGCACTCCAGATGCCCTTGCTGCCTCAAACAGACAATCCACAATAGTTTCGGAACTATCTGTAATTGGAAACATCCGTCCATCCGGTTCAGTTTTCAATTGGACGCCGCGATCGCTAAACCAAACGACTGTATCTTTAGCTTGGAAACGACTAAAAGCCCCCCGAAGTGCTTTCCCGCCTCTGGGGTAATATTGCACTAAACCAGCCGGGTCAAAGCAAGCATGAGTAACATTGCATCGCCCGCCGCCAGAAATCCGAACTTTAGATAAGGGTTGTCGTCCTGCTTCTAACAAAATTACTTGCGCGTGGGGATAAGTTTCGGCACAGGTAATTGCACCAAAAAAACCCGCTGCCCCACCGCCAATCACTACTACTTTTAAAGGTTGCACAATCAAGCTATTGCCGATTTCACGGAATATTTCCGTACAGATGCGATATTATCTCTCTACCCGTCGTATGGTTCAAAATCCGCTTTTGTAGCTCCACACGTAGGACATACCCAGTCTTCCGGGATATCTTCAAATGCCGTACCCGGTTGGATACCGCTATCTGGGTCGCCCTGTTGTTGATCGTAGATGTAGTTGCAAACTGTACATATATACTTCTTCATTATCGCTCCTCAACATTTGCCTATACATAATACTAAAAGCCGACGTAATCGAAATTACATCGGCTTTTGCAGAACCCATTGTTCATCTTCGAGAAACTTAAGTTTTGAGCCAAGGACTATCGCTGAATCGCACTCGCCTTAAGCCGAATCAAAAGTTTTGAAACCCACGCCAGCAGGTTAATTCTCTTGTAGTGTAGACGCACTTTCAACCGCCCAGTTGCTACAACTTTGCTTTAGCCTTCGACCAAAAGCCGTGTTCATCTTGTTCAAATTGATCAGAAACAACATCCCAAGCATGATGGTCAGCTTTGGATTCATCGCCAGAGTCTTCTAGCGCTTTGTTGTAATTGGCGATAAATGTCCTTTGAGCATCCTCTGAGAGGTGAGAACGAACTTCCGGGGACAAATCGCTAGGACTTTCCAGTTTCCCAGCGCGTTTGCGGGGTAATGTGGTTTCGCTGGTATGCACTTCTTCGCCACCAGCACTTTCTAGCAGCAGCTGAATTTCACCGGATTGATTGGCAGAGACTTCTACAACTACCAGAAAATCTCCAGCTTCGACGCGAGTTTGATAAATGGCAGCTTTGTCTTCTGGCATTCCCAAAGCGACCAAAGCAGAAACTAAACCAGCGCCCGCTGCACCCGCTAAAGCACCACTCGCTGCACCCAGCAACGCCGCACCAATGGGTCCTGCCGCGACGACTGAACCTACAAAAGGAATGAACAGCACTCCCACACCAGTCAGCAAGCCAAGGGCTGAACCAAACAAGGAACCAAAGATGCCGCCGCTTCTCAGCCCGCCTAAAATCACATCTTTTTTGGTGATGAATCCAGCAATGCGAGTTTCGGAATGAAAGTTTTTGCCGATTACTGAAATATCGTCGCGGGAAATCCCCCGATCGAGCAAGCGGTGAATCACTTTCTCAATTTGTTCGCGCTCTTTGAAAACGGCTGAGATACTGCGTTCTACTGTGGAAACACTTGGCTGTGTAGTTGGGTTTGTCGCGGTCATTCACTTCTCCTGAAATTTGTTTTTTAATTTTTGTTAATTTCTCTTGGAGAATAGCGAACATGACAATTCCAGCGAATCGCCCCGAAGGTTGATATTAAATGTATTTAAAGATACTAAATGACTTAACAAACTTTGAAAAAGAAAGCAATTATCGGCGAGTGCGCTGAACGCCGTAAGTAATCCCACTCGCAATTGAAAGCAAAATTAATATCCAGATAACGCCGCCAGGGATGAACGTGAGAATTCCAAATCCTCGCAACAGATACACCGCAATTGTCAGCCCTACAACACTGGCAAAAATAGAAGAAATCAGGGTTTCAGGGTTAGGAGTTTGGCTCACAGACTCGACCAAATAAATGGTTAAAACAGAATATTGCCATCGGCTACGTCCGCCCAAGCTGCAAATGCCGCCGAGGATACCAGCAACCAAGGTAAAGAGAACTAACGCCCAGATGACGTAGTCAGGAAGCTGCTTCAGAACGCCCGATCCTTTCAGCACCACGATAATCGCTGTAATCACTAAAGCAATGCCAGCGATACAACAAAATTGCGGTGCCTGGGTTGGGAGAGCGACTCACGTTCCTTGGCTCCTGACATGCTTGAGGAATTATGGTCATCATTGTTACATACTGAGTTGCTGAAACAGCGATGTAGGATCAAATTAGGAGATTAGCCAACATACCTTGCCTTCCACGTCCGAGACAACCTGTGTTAGCTTGACATCGAATTACTATTGATTGAGGAGTAGCTGAGTCAGTATGAGTATACTTTTTCCGTCGGACTCGATGGATGCCGCCTCAGACTTGTCGCTGAGCAAGAGATACTCAACGGCGCTTTTGCAAGGTGAGATTTTGATAGAAACGCAATTGCGTTCTACTTGGGGGGGTGCTGTTACTGCCCAAATGTATTTGCCAATCGAGCGATCGCGCGTTTGGCAACAAGTGACAGACTATCCCCGTTGGGTGCAATATTTCCCAGATGTTACTCACTCTGAGGTACTGCACTCCAACGTCTCCTCGCCTGTTGGCTTACCGGAAGGGACGAGTTCCAAGAGTGTTTACCAAGTTGCCACGAAAACTTTCCTGTTTCTCAGTCTTCAGGTTGAGGCTTATCTGAGTGTGTCTGAGATCGTGCAGCAGGAAATTCATTTTCGCTTGGAAAAAGGTACTTTTACCGATTTCTGTGCTGACTTAAGTTTGCAAGATTACGAGAATGGCACTTTGCTCACCTATACAGTAAAAGCAACGCCCAATATCCCAGTGCCGTCAATTTTCATCGAACAGGCAATGCAGCTAGAACTGCCTGTGAATATGCGAACTATGCGCCAGGTGATGTGCGGCAGTTAAAAGAGGCGATCGCGTTTAGTTCTAAATGCACCTAAATTATCGGGGATAACGATACCAGGCAGAATTCTTCATCGGATATTTGTCTGGTATAAATTAGCACTATTTAAGTCAGCCCCAAGCAAGTTGGCATTTTTCAGCTTGGCACCTGTCAAGTTTGCAAATCTCAAAGTCGCTTTTTGCAGGTCAGCACCTTCTAAGTTGGCATCCGTTAAGCGCGTAAATCTTAGGATGGCATTTTGTAAGTTAGCGTTTCTGAGCTGGGCGCGAGCTAAGTCCGCTACGTATAAGTTAGCACCAGCCAGATTGGCTCCGGTTAGGTTGGCTTTCCTTAAGTTAGCCCGTTGCAGGTTCGCTTCTCTCAAGTCGGCACCGCTTAAATCAGCACCGGAAAGGTCGCACCCTACGCATTCTTTCGTTTCCAGCAATCGTTTGACGTGCCCCATATTTGCCGCTTGTACGGGCGTCGCCAGCGATAGCGGCACCGATAAAGCGGCGGCAACCAGTATTGTGAGTTTCATGACGTTTTTCGCCTCCTAAGCTTATTATCCAGCGAGGCGTTATCTCTGAGGAGAAAGAAAACCGCCACATTTGTCTATCCAATTGGGTTGGTTAAATCATTTAAAACTGTTTCTTATATGACGTTTGCAATAAACCTTAAAAATTTAATAAATTTTTAATACTAAGAATACAAACAAAAGTTTCGGTTATCAAAAGCTAAAAGATTTATAAATTCGTTACGCTTCTTGACGATTTGGTGTAATTTTAAATAAGGAAAAATATCTTAAAATCTATACAAAGGTGGATTGCTTGCAGTCCAGATGAAGGGAAAAAAGGAACCCTTTAAAAATGCGGTTAGGAATTGGTAAATCCTCTTGATTAAAGGAAGTTTATAAACCCATCCTCAGACGCGAGGCGATCTAGTTGCGGCAAGTTTTAATTAACTTACTTCGCAATGCAGTCAAGTTTACAGAAATTGGCGTTATAACTTTCAAAGTGGGCTACCAAACGGAGAGAACCCAGTTTCAGGTGGCAGATACAGGAATTGGTATTACACCGGATGCAAAAGGAACCGGATTAAAATTGGCAATTCGCTGTCAATTAGTTCAACTGATGAGTGGCGCATTCAAAGTCAAGAGTACCCTCCACCTGCCAAGGAAATCGCAGACTTGCTCGATCTAGGCAAGGAAAGACGATTTTAGAGGCGTCGTAGAGCGATCGCTTACCTTGAGGGGTTGGATCGGCAGTTGATTCCGTATACTACCCATTTTGTCAATTCGGTAAGGTTTTAAAGAGAAACAAGTCTTATAGTTTATTACAGAATTTAAGAGGTATGAATGAGTGTTGATACGGTTGAAAAAGGAGTTATCTTAATCGTTGATGACACTCCTACCAATTTGGGAATGCTGTTCGATTTCCTGGCTCATTCCGGCTTCCAAGTTTTAGTGGCTGAAGATGGCGAAAGTGCAATTGAAAGCGCTGAATATGCTTCACCCGACCTAATTTTATTAGATGTACTCATGCCCGGAATAGATGGATTTGAAACTTGCCGCCGCCTAAAAGCGAATCAAGTAACTCAAGATATTCCCGTAATTTTTATGACCGCTCTGAGTGAGACAGTGGATAAGGTCAAAGGGTTGAATCTTGGGGCGGTAGATTACATTACTAAACCGCTCCAGCATGAAGAAGTTTTAGCCCGTGTCAGCATCCACCTGCGCCTGCGTTGCTTGACCAAAAAACTGATAGACCAAAATATACGTTTAGAACAGGAGATATGCGAACGCAAACAAGCAGAAGCAGAACGAGAGCAAGCATTTATAGCGCTCCAGGAAAGCGAAGCTCGATTTAGATGCTTGGTTGAATCGAATATCATTGGGATTATTTTCGCAGATTTTCGGGGCAATATTACCGAAGCGAATGATGCCTTTCTACAGATGGTGGGATATGAGCGGGAGGAACTGCCAACGGGAGGTTTGCGTTGGGATGAAATTACTCCGCCCGAATATCGCCATTTAGACGAAGACGCGCTCGCACAATTCCTCAGTTCTGGCAATTGTACTCCCTACGAGAAAGAATTTATTTCCAAAGATGGTCGTCGCGTTCCAGTGATGATTGGTGCAGCGCTGATGGAACCATCTCAACCAAACGTTGTCGGTTTTGTCCTTGACATCACCGAGCGCAAACAGGCAGATCGGAAAATCCAAGAACAAGCGGCTTTGCTTGATATTACAACCGATGCAATTCTCGTCCGAGACCTGAACAACCAAATCCTATTTTGGAACAAAGGGGCTGAACGTTTGTACGGATGGAAGACAGAAGAAGTTTTTGGTAAGAATGCTAATCAACTTTTATACAAGGAAATTTCACCACAACTCCAAAAAAATCAGAATATTCTTGCCCAAGAAAACGAGTGGCAGGGTGAATTGCATCAAGTCACAAAAGACGGGAAAAATATTATCGTTGCAAGTCGCTGGACTCTCGTTCGGGATGAAGAAGAACAACCCAAATTTATCTTAACTGTTAATACCGATATTACAGAGAGGAAACAACTCGAAGCCCAGTTTCTTCGGGCACAGCGCATGGAGAGTATCGGCACTCTGGCAAGCGGGATTGCCCACGATCTCAACAATGCCCTAGCGCCTGTATTAATGTCTGTTCAAATCTTGGAACACAAACTTCAAGATGAGCAGAGCCGGCGAATACTAAAAACACTAGAAACCAATACTCAACGAAGTGCCGATCTCGTTAAACAAGTGCTGTCATTTGTGCGAGGAGTCGAAGGGAAGCGAACCACCTTGCAAGTAAGGCACATTATTAAAGAAATTGAGCAGATTGTTAAACAGACATTTTCTAGAGCGATTGAAATCCGCACCGATATCCCGATGCTCGATCTTTGGACTATTTCTGGGGATGCAACTCAGCTGCACCAAGTATTGATGAATCTCTGTGTAAACGCTAGGGATGCGATGCCAAACGGGGGAACTTTAGAGCTTTGTGCCAGGAATCTGTGGGTTGATGAACACTATGCCCGGATGAATCTTGATGCTAAGGTTGGCCCTTACGTTGTCATTACTGTATCCGATACAGGGATGGGAATCTCAAGGGAAATAATAGATAGAATCTTTGAGCCATTTTTCACCACAAAAGAGATAGGACAAGGTACTGGCTTAGGTCTTTCAACGGTGATGGGTATCGTTAAAAGTCACGGTGGATTTGTGCAGGTACTTAGCGAAGTAGGCCAAGGAACGCAATTTTATATTTACTTACCCGTAACGCAGGCAACGATACCAGATGAGACGAAAAGCTTGCCTCATGAATTGCCTAGAGGACAAGGAGAATTAATTCTCGTTGTTGATGATGAATATTCAATTCGAGAGCTTACGAAAATTTCTCTAGAAACCTATAATTACAAGGTTTTAACCGCTAATGATGGAGTGGAGGCATTGGTGCTATATGCAGAACACAAGCAAGATATTAACGCTGTATTAGTCGATATGATGATGCCAGCTATGGATGGTATAACGACTATCCGGGCTTTGCAAAAAATCAATCCACAGGTCAAGATTATTGCAGTTAGCGGACTTACATCTAATTACCAGATAACTGAAATCGCTGGAAATAACGTCAAAACATTTTTACCAAAGCCCTACACCTCAGAGGAATTGTTGAAAAATATACAGGTGGTTCTTGGTAAAAATTAGAAGGTTTTGTTTTTCTATGATTGCCAATGTTTTCAGATACCCGACTTTTTAAAAAAGTCGGGTATCTCGCTTTCACGTTGCAGCTCAATTTTATCTAATGCCCAAAGAATTTACTAGAAGCGATCGCGCTTTACATCAGTTCTCGTCCAGTTAATCGCGCTTTACATCAGTTCTCGCCCAGTTAATCGCGCTTTACATCAGTTCTTACCCAGCTAATCGCACCGCCAAATCTTGATAGTCTTGTCCTCGCTGCCACTGACTAAAGTCTGCCCATCCGGACTAAAAGCAACTGAATAAACCAAATTTGAATGCCCTCTGAGGGTGTGAATCAGCTTACCACTGTCAATCGACCAATTCTGAATGGTGTTGTCTCCACTACCACTGGCAAGAGTCTGCCCATCCGGACTAAAAGCGACGGAACAAACCGAATTTGAATATCCAGTGAGGCTGTGAATCAGCTTACCAGTCTCCAAGTGCCAAATCTTGATAGTCTTATCTCCGCTACCACTGGCAAGAGTCTGCCCATTCGGACTAAAAGCAACTGAATAAACCCGGTTTAAATGCCCCGTGAAAGTGCGAATCAGCTTGCCACTGCCCGCCTGCCACAGCTTGATAGTGTAATCCTGACTGCTACTGGCAAGAGTTTGCCCATCCGGACTAAAGGCAACGGAAAAAATATAGTCTAAGTGCCCCGTAAAATCGCGAATCAGCTTGCCACTGCCCACCTGCCACAGCTTAATGATTTTGTCCCCACTACCACTGGCAAGAGTCTGCCCATCCGGACTAAAAACAACAGAATGAACCCACCTTGAATGCCCCGTGAAAGTGCGAATCAGCTTGCCACGGTCCACCTGCCACAGTTTAATAGTGCTGTCTCCACTACCACTGGCAAGAGTCTGCCCATCTGGACTGATAGCTATAGAACGAACCCAGCTTGAATGCCCGGTGAGGGTGTGAATCAGCTTGCCACTGTCCACCTGCCACAGCTTGATGCTGTAGTCCTGACTGCCACTGGCAACAGTCTGCCCATCTGGACTGATAGCTATAGAGCGAACCCAGCTTGAATGCCCGGTAAGCGTGCGGACACATCTCCAATTCTGGGGCTTTGGCGTTGGCGGTGGTGGCGCAGGTGTCGTCGCTTGTGCCTTTAGCGGTGGTGGGGTAGGTACAGCATTCAAGTCTTTCAACACTTCATCTGCTGATTGATAGCGTTCTTTCACATAATCTTTCAGTAACTTATCCAAAACTTGACTCAGTTGACTGCTGACATTTTTCCCCTTTTCCCTCAGATGCTCTTTCCATAGCCAGCAGCCCTCTAATGGATCGTAAAGTTCATCAAGCTTGGTTGCTGTCAGCAGATGAATACAGGTAACGCCTAAACTGTATAAGTCACTGGCTGGATAAGCTTTACCGCTGCGAAATTGTTCGATGGGTGCGTAGCCTTCTGTGCCAGCTTTTGTGCCTGTTTTAGTTAAACCAGTGCCGACTGTTAATTTTTTAGAAATGCCAAAATCAATTAGGACGAATTTGCCATCTCTTTTACGTTTAATAATATTCGTCGGCTTGATATCCCGGTGAATCACCTGATGTTCGTGGACAAATTGCAGCACCGGCAATAAATCATTTAATAAATCTCGAATTTGCTCTTCTGTGAATGCTTGCTGCCGTTCCAAGTTTTGACCTAATTCCTGCCCTTCGATATATTGCTGCACCAGATACAGGCGTTTATCTTGCTCGAAATAGGCAAATAAACTGGGAATTTGTGGATGTTGTTCTCCCAGTTGCAGTAACTGTCTCGCTTCTTGCTCAAATAGCTGGGTTGCCTTCTGCATTGCCGCTGAATTGCCTTGAATCTCTGGCACTGGCAAAAATTGCTTAATTACACAAGGAGCTTTTAGCCTGTCTGCGTCTTCAGCCAAGAAAGTTCTACCAAATCCACCCTCGCCAATGGGCGCGATCGCGCGGTATCGATCCTTGAGCAGTAACTTCGTTCCGCAACTTGTACAAAAGTTTGTGCCAACAGGGTTTTGAGGCTTGTTGCAACCTGAATTCAGGCAATAGCTCATAGACAGAAAATCGGCAGATTGCGTCTATGATAAAGCTTTTTGTGGAGCGGACATCTCTCCTGTATATAATTACTCATAATTTTAGAAAATACAAACATTCCCTCAATTCTTTATATTATGGAATCTGTACCGTTTCTGCTCGTAAATGACCAATCAATTTCCCTTGAACAAGCTCTAAAATATCTGCAATTGTCTGGTAAACTTACTTCTTTTGTCGGAGAGATTCTCCGACAGTATGTTATAGAACAACAACTACAAGCACTTAATCTAGAGATTAGCTTGGCGGCTATTGAGCAAGCAGTGATTGATTTTCGCTTACAACGAAATCTAGCAGATCCCAAGAGTTTTCAAGAATGGCTAGTTCGTAACAGAATCGACTACGAAACCTTCCACAATCAGGTAAAATCTGGTTTTCAGTTAACCAAGCTCAAAGCTCAGATTGCAGAGCCGAAACTGAAAGAATATTTCATCGAACGCAAGCTATTTCTGGATCGGGTTGTACTCTCTCGTCTTGTGGTAGCCCAACAAGAATTAGCTGAAGAATTATATAGCCAAATTGAAGAGGGAGCCAGCTTTGAACAATTAGCTCAAGAGTATTCTCTCACAGATGACCGAATTGTAAATGGCATGATGGGGCCAGTTAGCCGAGGAACGCTACCAGACCAAATCCGAGCCGCGATCGATACCGCGAGTCCGGGGCGGATATTAGAGCCATTAAAACTCGAAGAACGTTGGGCTTTGTTTCGAGTTGAGCAATTCCTTCCAGCCTCCTTAGAAGATAATCAGCTAAAGGAAGCACTACAAAATGAACTTTTTGAGCAATGGCTAGCACAGAAAATTCAAACCTTAACGGTCAAACTGCAAATCAGTTGAGTAGTGTTGAAATCGCTAGGAATTTGCCTTGGAATATTCCACCTCTGAGCTTGCTGACATCCGAACAGCAAGCAAAATTCCAAACGCAAGCCGAAATCTGTTCCTACAGGTTAGGGGAAAAAATTTGGTCTAAAGATTGTCCGGGCAACCAGTTTTTAATTGTGTCTGGAAAGGTGCGTTTGCGGGAAGAAGGAGTAGCGAAACCGCTGGCAACTTTAGAGGCGGGAGATTGGTTCGGCGACTTGCAGCAATTCCTGGGATTTAAAGCGATCGCCTCTAGCAAAGAAGTTGTGGTAGTGCGTTGGGATACGGCGTTATGGAACGAAGCTTCATCTCCAGAAATCGATAGCTTTTGGCAGCAATCTAGCGGCGTGAAATCTAGCGGCGAAGAGGCAACGATAGAAACCGAAACGAGGATACCTGTAAGTAATTATCCGTTTATTTCTAGCCTTAACTCAGCGGCTGCTTGCTTAACAATGGTGGCGCAATACTTACAAAATCCAGCTTCTTTAGAGTGGATACAACGTCAGTTCCGGGGACAACGCCCGAAACAGCTTGTAGAAGCCAGTGAGAAAATAGGGCTACATCTGCGACGCTTGGTAGTATCTGGGCGCGAATTGCAGCAGCTATCTTTTCCGGCTTTGTTGCATTGGAACCAGGAACATTGGGTAGTGGTATACGAGGTAAAAGGCGATCGCGTCATCATTGCTAACCCCCTCAACCCCAGCCAAACTTGCGAAAATATTCCTCTTGCTTTACTTGAAGCTGCTTGGGATGGGCAACTGTGGCAAGTTGAACTAATTCAGCGACAAGACAAATTTAACCTTACTTGGTTTTTACCGGCAGTTTGGCGTTACCGGGGTTTATTGGGGGAAGTCCTGGTTGCGTCTTTCACCTTGCAGCTGTTGGGTTTAGCAACGCCAATCATTACTCAGGTAATTATTGACAAGGTGATGGTGCAGGAAAGCCTGCCGACTTTGGATGTGATGGCGATCGCGCTTTTGAGCATTGCTATCTTTGAGGCAATCCTAGGCATTTTGCGGCTATTCATCTTTACCCACACTGCACGACGCTTAGACCTTAGTTTATCTGCTCAATTGTTTCGCCACTTGATGCGGCTACCACTAGCTTATTTTGAGTCTCGCCGCGTTGGAGATACGGTAGCGCGAGTACAAGAACTGGAAAATATTCGCCAATTTCTCACTGGAACGGCGTTAACTGTCATCTTAGATAGCGTCTTTGCTGTTATCTACCTGGCCCTGATGTTTTATTACAATGTCAAGCTTACCTTCGTTGCCTTGGCAGTGATTCCGCTATTTGCAATGTTGACATTGGTGGCGACGCCAATTCTCCGAAACTGGCTGAATGAAACCTTTAACCACAGTGCGGATAGTCAA
It includes:
- the lpxD gene encoding UDP-3-O-(3-hydroxymyristoyl)glucosamine N-acyltransferase; the encoded protein is MKFHEIVEKLGTTAACNSLTSNTDCNPEITGVAPVDEAAIGTLSYIEGAKFAAFVGKTFASALILPPDEKLQAQASERGIAWIAVSDPRLMFAAAIALFYKPFRPAPGIHPTAVIHPDAKIGQDVYIGAHAVIEAGTEIGNAVIIHPNVVIYPNVQIGDRTVLHANCSIHERTRIGADCVIHSGAVLGAEGFGFVPTPTGWFKMEQSGYTVLEDGVEVGCNSTIDRPAVGETRVAHNTKIDNLVHIGHGCKVGSNCALAGQVGMAGGVTVGNRVLLAGQVGIANQAHIGDGAIATAKAGIHNDIEPGAIVTGVPAIPHKVFLKAAAIYHRLPEMYQTLRQLQRHLGDKK
- a CDS encoding NAD(P)/FAD-dependent oxidoreductase, which gives rise to MIVQPLKVVVIGGGAAGFFGAITCAETYPHAQVILLEAGRQPLSKVRISGGGRCNVTHACFDPAGLVQYYPRGGKALRGAFSRFQAKDTVVWFSDRGVQLKTEPDGRMFPITDSSETIVDCLFEAARASGVQIRRGTPVDKIFRQVTSLNQPLDTGFEIQLKSGEILKCDRILLATGSNPQGYRWAKTLGHTIEPPVPSLFTFTISDPRLQDLAGVSVESARLRLGVGKTQLEQIGPLLITHWGLSGPAALKLSAWAARMLHDCNYRTTLQINWLPQYNPEKLREMLLAVKSQLPQRAISTSCPLPLPRRLWQSLIAAVGISGEQRWAELSNKVLNQLIQELSEGKYQIQGKGVFKEEFVTCGGVNLKEVNFKTMESRICPGLYFAGEILDIDGVTGGFNFQSAWTTAYLAGQAMGNEEIKN
- the rd gene encoding rubredoxin, translating into MKKYICTVCNYIYDQQQGDPDSGIQPGTAFEDIPEDWVCPTCGATKADFEPYDG
- a CDS encoding ChaB family protein → MTATNPTTQPSVSTVERSISAVFKEREQIEKVIHRLLDRGISRDDISVIGKNFHSETRIAGFITKKDVILGGLRSGGIFGSLFGSALGLLTGVGVLFIPFVGSVVAAGPIGAALLGAASGALAGAAGAGLVSALVALGMPEDKAAIYQTRVEAGDFLVVVEVSANQSGEIQLLLESAGGEEVHTSETTLPRKRAGKLESPSDLSPEVRSHLSEDAQRTFIANYNKALEDSGDESKADHHAWDVVSDQFEQDEHGFWSKAKAKL
- a CDS encoding SRPBCC family protein; this translates as MSILFPSDSMDAASDLSLSKRYSTALLQGEILIETQLRSTWGGAVTAQMYLPIERSRVWQQVTDYPRWVQYFPDVTHSEVLHSNVSSPVGLPEGTSSKSVYQVATKTFLFLSLQVEAYLSVSEIVQQEIHFRLEKGTFTDFCADLSLQDYENGTLLTYTVKATPNIPVPSIFIEQAMQLELPVNMRTMRQVMCGS
- a CDS encoding pentapeptide repeat-containing protein gives rise to the protein MKLTILVAAALSVPLSLATPVQAANMGHVKRLLETKECVGCDLSGADLSGADLREANLQRANLRKANLTGANLAGANLYVADLARAQLRNANLQNAILRFTRLTDANLEGADLQKATLRFANLTGAKLKNANLLGADLNSANLYQTNIR
- a CDS encoding ATP-binding protein gives rise to the protein MRQVLINLLRNAVKFTEIGVITFKVGYQTERTQFQVADTGIGITPDAKGTGLKLAIRCQLVQLMSGAFKVKSTLHLPRKSQTCSI
- a CDS encoding response regulator, with the translated sequence MSVDTVEKGVILIVDDTPTNLGMLFDFLAHSGFQVLVAEDGESAIESAEYASPDLILLDVLMPGIDGFETCRRLKANQVTQDIPVIFMTALSETVDKVKGLNLGAVDYITKPLQHEEVLARVSIHLRLRCLTKKLIDQNIRLEQEICERKQAEAEREQAFIALQESEARFRCLVESNIIGIIFADFRGNITEANDAFLQMVGYEREELPTGGLRWDEITPPEYRHLDEDALAQFLSSGNCTPYEKEFISKDGRRVPVMIGAALMEPSQPNVVGFVLDITERKQADRKIQEQAALLDITTDAILVRDLNNQILFWNKGAERLYGWKTEEVFGKNANQLLYKEISPQLQKNQNILAQENEWQGELHQVTKDGKNIIVASRWTLVRDEEEQPKFILTVNTDITERKQLEAQFLRAQRMESIGTLASGIAHDLNNALAPVLMSVQILEHKLQDEQSRRILKTLETNTQRSADLVKQVLSFVRGVEGKRTTLQVRHIIKEIEQIVKQTFSRAIEIRTDIPMLDLWTISGDATQLHQVLMNLCVNARDAMPNGGTLELCARNLWVDEHYARMNLDAKVGPYVVITVSDTGMGISREIIDRIFEPFFTTKEIGQGTGLGLSTVMGIVKSHGGFVQVLSEVGQGTQFYIYLPVTQATIPDETKSLPHELPRGQGELILVVDDEYSIRELTKISLETYNYKVLTANDGVEALVLYAEHKQDINAVLVDMMMPAMDGITTIRALQKINPQVKIIAVSGLTSNYQITEIAGNNVKTFLPKPYTSEELLKNIQVVLGKN